In Chryseobacterium oranimense, a single window of DNA contains:
- a CDS encoding DUF2268 domain-containing putative Zn-dependent protease (predicted Zn-dependent protease with a strongly conserved HExxH motif), with translation MNFKLLNIIFLLIISNFSFAQSSFSESPLNAVFETRDFTNFWTAFDKMETSKENPFKEYLQNGSVGLKAFPYRVMSADSLYANVKRKKSEYEITRNIINDIPSKEKRLRAIYSALKYWYPEAKFPPIYLVYGLGYSGGTSTNDGLIIGTEVIKNLDGLPALAAHELIHFQQNVEGEQILLKQSLLEGGADFIGELISGENINSARVQYGQEHLDKLCKEFVSRLKGEDQQDWLYGTSKKDDRPNDLGYWMGYKIVEAYFNKQEDKKKAIDDILHIKDPMQFLKESGFLSSYIESYQKSKNEDPDTFYKIFSDEVYNVSITVKVPNKEDEIYITGNQEELGKWIPNKIKLNKKSDYERTITLKLHTPAKFKFTKGSWEKQAEVSGIEKGSNISLETLKPNTKVKYEIINWF, from the coding sequence ATGAATTTCAAACTTTTAAATATTATTTTTCTTTTAATAATTTCTAATTTTTCTTTCGCGCAATCCAGTTTTTCAGAAAGTCCGTTAAATGCAGTTTTTGAAACCCGGGATTTTACCAATTTCTGGACAGCATTTGACAAAATGGAAACTTCAAAAGAAAACCCATTTAAAGAATATTTACAAAACGGCTCTGTCGGTTTAAAGGCTTTTCCTTACAGAGTAATGAGCGCAGATTCTTTATATGCCAATGTTAAAAGAAAAAAATCTGAATACGAAATTACACGGAATATCATAAATGACATCCCATCAAAAGAAAAAAGGTTACGCGCAATATACAGCGCCCTGAAATATTGGTATCCTGAAGCTAAGTTTCCACCCATTTATTTGGTGTATGGTTTAGGATATTCAGGAGGAACCTCTACAAATGACGGATTAATCATTGGAACTGAAGTCATAAAAAATCTTGATGGTCTTCCGGCACTTGCTGCCCACGAATTAATTCACTTTCAACAAAATGTTGAGGGAGAACAAATTTTACTGAAACAATCATTATTAGAAGGAGGAGCAGATTTTATCGGAGAACTTATTTCTGGGGAAAATATAAATTCTGCACGCGTTCAATATGGGCAAGAGCATCTTGACAAACTATGTAAGGAATTTGTAAGCAGGCTAAAAGGAGAAGATCAACAAGACTGGTTGTATGGAACGTCAAAAAAAGATGACCGGCCCAATGATTTAGGATATTGGATGGGATATAAAATTGTAGAAGCCTATTTTAATAAACAGGAAGACAAGAAAAAGGCTATTGATGATATTCTGCACATAAAAGACCCCATGCAGTTTTTGAAAGAAAGTGGTTTTTTAAGTTCATATATTGAAAGTTATCAAAAATCTAAAAATGAGGATCCCGATACATTCTATAAAATATTTTCAGATGAAGTTTATAATGTATCCATCACTGTAAAAGTTCCGAATAAAGAAGATGAAATTTACATCACCGGAAATCAGGAAGAATTAGGAAAATGGATTCCTAATAAAATAAAACTGAATAAAAAAAGTGATTATGAAAGAACAATAACCCTAAAATTACACACCCCGGCAAAATTTAAATTCACGAAAGGAAGCTGGGAAAAGCAGGCTGAAGTGTCAGGAATAGAAAAAGGTAGTAATATTTCTTTAGAAACATTAAAACCCAATACAAAAGTAAAATATGAGATCATCAATTGGTTTTAG
- a CDS encoding ArsR/SmtB family transcription factor, with the protein MENKFKQIASLIGDPTRATIMWTLLDGKAFTATELAIVADTSPQNMSMHLAKLVQADLLCVESQGRHKYYKFARKEIAYAIEAMANLIPQSTNKNEVHTESNSAIKYCRTCYDHLAGKVGVAITDSLLQQKIIIDNDNIFEVSSKGHKWFSEIGIDIDELKQQRRSFLRPCLDWSERRHHIAGSLAAALLDKMLLDDWIRRTKNSRAIVISSKGQKAFYDHFKLNIK; encoded by the coding sequence ATGGAAAATAAATTTAAACAAATTGCTTCTCTCATAGGCGACCCTACAAGGGCAACGATTATGTGGACTTTGCTGGACGGAAAAGCATTTACTGCAACAGAATTAGCAATTGTAGCAGATACATCACCGCAAAACATGAGTATGCACTTGGCCAAACTCGTTCAAGCAGATTTACTATGTGTAGAAAGCCAGGGAAGGCACAAATATTATAAATTCGCCCGAAAAGAAATTGCGTATGCTATTGAAGCAATGGCAAACCTGATTCCCCAATCAACAAATAAAAACGAAGTACATACAGAAAGTAATTCTGCAATTAAATATTGTAGAACCTGTTACGATCATTTGGCTGGCAAAGTAGGTGTTGCAATTACAGACAGTCTTTTACAACAAAAAATAATAATTGACAATGACAATATTTTTGAAGTAAGCAGTAAAGGACACAAATGGTTTTCAGAAATAGGCATTGACATTGACGAGTTAAAACAGCAAAGACGTTCTTTTTTGCGACCATGCCTTGATTGGAGTGAAAGGCGACACCATATTGCAGGTTCACTTGCTGCTGCTTTGCTTGACAAAATGCTTTTAGATGATTGGATCCGAAGGACAAAAAACTCAAGAGCAATTGTTATCTCCTCCAAAGGACAAAAAGCATTTTATGACCATTTTAAACTCAATATAAAATAA
- a CDS encoding S9 family peptidase gives MKINFFSNLYFWLLLIAFPQFTFSQSANFTIQDVKFESQGITLAGSILKPEKPLAAVVIVHGSDPVKREIEFAKRLAKEGIAVLTYDKRGVGESGGVYVGPSVGTNNIDTANLNLLAQDADAAVKIFQTYLKDKKTPIGLLGFSQAGWIIPIAASKNPQIDFMVLFSCPTITTLEQLRFQFYTNGNNNFWENHTEADAIEHTKNDPDKYQFAATDPKTSLNTLSIPGLWLFGEKDIQIPVKLCIEQLNTFKTQGKPFEYTLFSKLGHNTSSSNDPVTVDIAVQWMKQKALIIKKFKSSK, from the coding sequence ATGAAAATCAACTTTTTTTCTAACTTATATTTTTGGCTATTATTGATAGCTTTTCCTCAATTTACATTTTCACAATCGGCCAATTTTACCATTCAGGATGTAAAATTTGAAAGTCAGGGGATTACTCTCGCAGGCTCCATATTAAAGCCTGAAAAACCATTGGCGGCAGTTGTCATTGTTCACGGTTCCGATCCGGTAAAAAGAGAAATAGAGTTTGCAAAACGTCTTGCCAAAGAAGGCATTGCTGTACTCACCTATGACAAACGCGGAGTTGGAGAATCCGGTGGTGTATATGTAGGACCCTCAGTGGGCACCAATAATATTGACACTGCTAATCTTAATTTATTGGCTCAGGATGCCGATGCTGCCGTAAAAATATTCCAAACCTATCTGAAGGATAAAAAAACACCCATTGGATTACTTGGTTTCAGCCAGGCAGGATGGATCATTCCGATTGCAGCAAGCAAAAACCCACAAATTGACTTTATGGTTTTATTTAGCTGTCCTACCATTACCACACTGGAACAGCTCCGGTTTCAATTTTATACTAACGGAAACAATAATTTCTGGGAAAATCACACAGAAGCAGACGCCATTGAGCATACCAAAAATGATCCGGATAAGTACCAATTTGCAGCAACCGACCCAAAAACCTCTCTGAATACGCTTTCAATTCCCGGGCTTTGGCTTTTTGGTGAAAAAGATATACAGATTCCGGTAAAGTTGTGTATAGAGCAATTAAATACCTTTAAAACACAGGGCAAACCTTTTGAATATACCCTTTTTTCTAAACTGGGGCACAATACCTCTTCCAGCAACGATCCAGTAACTGTTGATATTGCCGTACAATGGATGAAGCAGAAAGCCCTGATTATTAAAAAATTTAAATCTTCAAAATAA
- a CDS encoding M48 family metalloprotease yields MYIQVSDDFKKKSKSAVLAITVFIVVYILMFLLTIALAVGCIIGGIWLIAVKPMFLTLMLGAGLAGTGGFVFFFIIKFLFKKHINDRSYLTEIKRSDEPELFRMIDEIVKEAETDFPKKVYLSYDVNASVFYDSSFWSMFYPIKKNLTIGLGLINTSTKQELKAVLAHEFGHFSQRSMKVGSYVYNVNQIIFNLVNDDESYRNSISQWASWSGYFSIFAALALFITGKIQWVLTKMYSFVNIRHMALSREMEFHADEVAANIAGSLSLEESLLRMELANNSYQNVINFYESRFSKNEASQNIYKEQFFVMNFLAQQSELDTKYDLPNVKLSESGLFNKSKLTIENQWASHPSNEDRIARLRKLNIIKDSENESAKTLFRDFEKTEEKLTVKLFSKVKYQKEKTNLDFETFASEFEKQHIKDSFDKIFNSYYDNKNPDFSVQENVAAKDLSFEQLFSKEKVEMVYTLIALENDKKTIGAIIRKEIILKTFDYDGKKYNIKEAGKLVPEISNSISEVKDQIHQNDSDIYTYFLRLSNELNKKDEFENIYRRFSTYDSEYEDRFKPYTDIIAATAFLNTKTPFEQISRNVKSLKPHEERLKSEIVSYLDDPKMIDDLEEQTIKDLKYYIEKDLIYFNNNQYLETNLQLLMTAINILPYFLHKKYFLLKKELLAMMKDLESGMDVSEITLAEKLVNTDGKETGTAANEVTV; encoded by the coding sequence ATGTATATTCAGGTTTCCGATGACTTCAAAAAGAAAAGCAAATCCGCTGTTCTGGCCATAACTGTATTTATTGTCGTTTATATCCTCATGTTTCTTTTGACCATAGCTCTGGCTGTAGGATGCATCATTGGTGGCATATGGTTAATTGCGGTAAAACCAATGTTTTTGACCCTCATGCTTGGAGCCGGACTTGCAGGAACAGGAGGTTTTGTCTTTTTCTTTATCATTAAATTTCTGTTTAAAAAACATATCAACGACAGAAGCTATCTCACCGAGATCAAAAGATCAGATGAACCTGAGCTTTTCAGAATGATCGATGAAATTGTAAAAGAAGCCGAAACCGACTTTCCCAAAAAAGTCTATTTGTCTTATGATGTGAATGCAAGCGTATTCTATGATTCCAGCTTCTGGAGTATGTTCTATCCTATTAAAAAGAACCTGACGATCGGACTTGGACTGATCAACACCTCCACAAAACAGGAACTGAAGGCCGTTCTTGCTCATGAGTTCGGACATTTTTCCCAACGTTCTATGAAAGTGGGAAGCTATGTATACAATGTTAATCAAATCATTTTCAATCTTGTTAATGATGATGAATCTTACCGCAATTCTATTTCACAATGGGCCAGCTGGAGCGGGTATTTTTCGATTTTTGCGGCATTGGCGCTTTTTATTACCGGTAAAATCCAGTGGGTTCTTACCAAAATGTACTCTTTTGTCAACATCCGTCATATGGCTCTTTCCAGGGAAATGGAATTCCATGCCGATGAAGTAGCTGCTAATATTGCAGGATCGCTTTCTTTAGAAGAATCCCTGCTGAGAATGGAACTGGCCAATAATTCATATCAAAATGTAATTAACTTTTATGAATCAAGGTTTTCAAAAAACGAGGCCAGCCAGAATATTTATAAAGAACAGTTTTTTGTCATGAATTTCCTTGCACAGCAAAGCGAACTGGACACCAAATACGATCTTCCTAATGTAAAGCTTTCCGAATCCGGACTTTTTAACAAATCGAAACTGACGATTGAAAATCAGTGGGCATCGCATCCTTCCAATGAAGACCGTATTGCAAGGCTTCGGAAGCTTAATATCATAAAAGACTCTGAAAATGAATCCGCCAAAACCCTCTTCAGGGATTTCGAAAAAACAGAAGAAAAGTTAACCGTGAAACTTTTTTCAAAGGTAAAATATCAGAAGGAAAAAACTAACCTTGACTTTGAGACCTTCGCATCGGAATTTGAAAAACAGCATATTAAAGATTCCTTTGATAAGATCTTCAATAGTTATTATGACAATAAAAATCCTGACTTCAGTGTTCAGGAAAACGTAGCAGCAAAGGACCTTTCTTTTGAGCAGTTGTTCAGCAAGGAAAAAGTGGAAATGGTTTACACATTAATTGCACTTGAAAATGATAAAAAGACAATAGGAGCAATTATCAGAAAGGAAATTATTTTAAAAACTTTCGATTACGACGGCAAAAAATATAATATCAAAGAAGCTGGAAAGCTGGTTCCGGAAATCAGTAATTCTATTTCGGAGGTAAAAGATCAGATCCATCAGAATGATTCGGATATTTATACCTATTTCCTCAGATTATCAAATGAGCTTAATAAAAAAGATGAGTTTGAAAATATCTACAGAAGATTCTCAACCTACGACAGCGAATACGAAGACAGGTTTAAACCTTATACGGATATTATTGCTGCCACTGCATTTCTGAACACAAAAACACCGTTTGAACAAATCAGCAGAAACGTTAAAAGTCTTAAACCTCATGAAGAAAGATTAAAAAGTGAGATCGTATCCTATTTGGACGATCCCAAAATGATTGATGATCTGGAGGAACAAACCATAAAAGACCTGAAATATTATATCGAAAAAGATCTTATCTATTTTAATAACAACCAATACCTTGAAACTAATCTTCAGCTGCTCATGACTGCCATCAATATTCTGCCTTATTTCCTTCACAAAAAATATTTCCTTCTGAAAAAAGA
- a CDS encoding cytochrome P450 — MMTTFLQSEVQDPTKIYETMLSDNPVYWDNENKLWAVYSYEHCKAILSNDNAHIPAVNTVGLNVYALSITEQLARLSNGVQHEIARQTAILLFGKMNAISINALFEKILEPEIVKFEIDWVNTICKKLPLSFVLKSFDFNKVESELILAKIETLLKIMLPTKTDDQILSVNAVSKEIYLIAENHLIETGLLRKEIEMLSDKFKISESKILSFAVTNLIGLFIQSYDASRGVLSNSLLQVLKLNRQSSKISSDENYLENIIIETLRFDPPIHNTRRIAVEDIVLNNSVIKKGDLIFLVLASANRDPQKFENPKIFDVKRPNNNENLTFGLGSHNCVAKHFSINLTVKCLAYLFENYKNVKLLDDQILYEPIVNARLPKQILISNS, encoded by the coding sequence ATGATGACTACTTTTTTACAATCCGAGGTACAGGACCCAACTAAAATATACGAAACAATGCTTTCGGACAACCCTGTGTATTGGGATAATGAAAATAAGTTGTGGGCAGTTTATTCTTATGAGCATTGTAAGGCAATCCTAAGTAATGACAATGCACATATTCCAGCCGTTAATACAGTAGGATTGAACGTATATGCATTATCAATAACTGAGCAATTAGCAAGATTAAGCAATGGCGTTCAACATGAAATTGCAAGACAAACCGCAATACTTTTATTTGGTAAAATGAATGCTATTTCAATAAATGCTTTGTTTGAGAAGATACTTGAACCTGAAATTGTAAAGTTTGAAATTGACTGGGTAAATACCATTTGTAAAAAACTTCCTCTAAGTTTTGTTTTGAAAAGTTTTGATTTTAATAAAGTTGAGAGTGAGCTCATTTTGGCGAAAATAGAGACGCTGTTAAAAATAATGTTGCCAACAAAAACTGATGACCAGATACTTTCTGTCAATGCTGTCTCAAAGGAAATATATTTAATCGCAGAAAATCATCTTATTGAGACAGGATTACTAAGAAAGGAAATAGAAATGCTATCCGATAAATTTAAAATTAGTGAATCTAAAATTTTGTCTTTTGCAGTAACTAATTTAATCGGTTTATTTATTCAGAGTTACGATGCAAGCAGAGGTGTATTAAGTAATTCGCTTTTACAGGTTTTAAAACTAAATAGGCAAAGCAGTAAAATAAGTTCAGATGAAAATTATTTAGAAAATATAATCATTGAAACATTACGATTTGACCCGCCGATTCATAATACAAGAAGAATTGCAGTTGAAGATATTGTATTGAATAATTCTGTCATTAAAAAAGGAGATTTAATTTTTCTTGTACTTGCTTCTGCAAATCGAGACCCACAAAAATTTGAAAATCCTAAAATATTTGATGTTAAACGACCTAATAATAATGAAAACTTAACATTTGGACTTGGAAGTCATAACTGTGTCGCTAAACATTTTTCAATCAATTTAACTGTTAAATGTTTAGCTTATCTATTTGAAAATTATAAAAATGTAAAGCTACTTGATGATCAAATATTGTATGAGCCAATAGTAAATGCAAGGCTTCCAAAGCAAATTCTAATTTCTAACTCATAA
- a CDS encoding helix-turn-helix domain-containing protein, which yields MHDSLDEIERYIISKVKEIREQRGISQTSLSLAIGKSTSYISDIEAHSKTAKYNIKSLNLISKALGCSPKDFWPEQPILEEKYEFVKEIEIKKKS from the coding sequence ATGCATGATTCTTTAGACGAAATAGAACGATATATAATTTCAAAAGTGAAAGAAATAAGAGAGCAGCGAGGTATTAGTCAAACTTCACTTTCTTTAGCTATTGGTAAGAGTACAAGTTATATTTCAGATATTGAAGCACACTCCAAAACAGCAAAATATAATATTAAAAGCTTAAACTTAATATCAAAAGCTTTGGGATGCTCTCCAAAAGATTTCTGGCCGGAACAGCCAATTTTGGAAGAGAAATACGAATTTGTAAAAGAGATAGAAATAAAGAAAAAATCCTAG
- a CDS encoding tautomerase family protein, translating into MPAILIEVIKDYNEAEGNKIIDAVHSAMVKAFQIPKEDRTIRLLVHPPHRFAVSPTKTKPELYTLISVDAFSGRSIDAKRKLFSEIAKNLSELGIPKDHILIVVRDSKKESWGVQGGQSGYDVDLGFKVEV; encoded by the coding sequence ATGCCAGCAATTTTAATTGAAGTTATAAAAGATTATAACGAAGCGGAAGGAAATAAAATTATCGATGCAGTTCATTCTGCAATGGTAAAAGCATTTCAAATTCCTAAGGAAGATAGAACTATTAGACTTTTAGTTCATCCACCACATAGATTTGCAGTTTCGCCAACCAAAACCAAACCTGAATTATACACATTAATAAGTGTAGATGCATTTTCAGGACGTTCAATTGATGCGAAAAGAAAATTATTTAGTGAAATCGCTAAAAACTTGTCAGAATTAGGAATTCCAAAAGACCATATTTTAATTGTTGTCAGAGACAGTAAAAAAGAAAGTTGGGGTGTTCAAGGTGGACAATCAGGATATGATGTCGATTTGGGATTTAAAGTCGAAGTTTAA
- a CDS encoding DUF2971 domain-containing protein yields MSLFKFKSAKTIEDLTRDIQTIMNDEIWFSGVEYLNDPFEKVYSTKTLEEYKGIELIVTDFFIPYKEHIEKYFEQVGILSLCEENTNLVMWSHYSDNHRGYCIEYNLNSNTINQLNFENDDEVFLMEVEYEDTPIDFLSLPSSFQFYLRRKSKLWEYENELRYISSKKGLHKIPSDSIKAIYLGANINKIVKEAIIKLCMDKKINLYQSTLSNNSYTLKFEKIL; encoded by the coding sequence ATGAGTCTATTTAAATTTAAAAGTGCAAAAACAATAGAAGATCTTACACGAGATATTCAAACAATTATGAATGATGAAATTTGGTTTTCGGGAGTTGAATATTTAAATGATCCTTTTGAAAAAGTTTATTCTACAAAAACACTTGAAGAATACAAAGGTATCGAATTAATTGTGACTGATTTTTTTATTCCTTATAAAGAACATATTGAAAAATATTTTGAGCAAGTTGGAATTTTATCATTATGTGAAGAAAATACAAATCTAGTAATGTGGAGTCATTATTCTGATAATCATAGGGGATATTGTATCGAATATAATCTAAATTCAAATACCATTAATCAATTAAATTTTGAAAATGATGATGAAGTTTTTTTAATGGAAGTAGAGTACGAAGATACTCCAATAGATTTTCTTTCTCTACCTTCAAGTTTCCAATTCTATCTAAGAAGGAAAAGTAAATTATGGGAATATGAAAATGAACTTCGTTATATTTCCTCAAAAAAAGGATTACATAAAATTCCATCAGATTCAATTAAAGCAATTTATTTAGGGGCTAACATTAATAAAATTGTAAAGGAGGCCATAATCAAATTATGTATGGATAAAAAAATAAATCTTTATCAAAGTACACTTTCAAACAATTCATATACTTTGAAATTTGAAAAAATATTATAA
- a CDS encoding antibiotic biosynthesis monooxygenase has translation MIAVIFEAIPHIDQKDEYFKIAAALRPALEKIDGFISIERFQSFNDPQKVLSLSFWKDEESIEQWRSLEMHRYAQSKGRESIFKDYHLRIADVSRDYGMFDRIQAPVDSKVVHDK, from the coding sequence ATGATAGCAGTAATTTTTGAGGCAATTCCTCACATCGACCAAAAAGATGAATATTTTAAAATAGCAGCAGCATTAAGACCAGCACTTGAAAAAATTGATGGCTTTATTTCTATTGAACGCTTTCAAAGTTTTAACGATCCCCAAAAAGTTTTGTCACTCTCATTTTGGAAAGATGAAGAAAGTATAGAACAATGGCGTAGTTTAGAAATGCACCGTTACGCTCAGTCAAAAGGCAGAGAAAGCATATTTAAAGATTATCATTTAAGAATTGCTGATGTGAGTCGGGATTATGGAATGTTCGATAGAATACAGGCACCTGTCGATAGTAAAGTTGTGCATGATAAGTAG
- a CDS encoding XRE family transcriptional regulator → MNEFKTDEIKRMVSEKIKEIKGETPYSKVSERCNVTAARISDVANNKIDCQLSTFIEIATGLRIHPKELFDIVFDFEEYYSELDK, encoded by the coding sequence ATGAATGAGTTTAAGACTGATGAAATCAAAAGAATGGTCTCAGAAAAAATAAAAGAAATAAAAGGAGAAACTCCTTATTCTAAGGTTTCAGAAAGATGTAATGTTACAGCTGCAAGAATTAGTGACGTTGCAAATAACAAGATTGATTGTCAACTCAGTACTTTCATTGAAATTGCAACCGGGCTAAGGATACACCCAAAGGAATTATTTGATATTGTTTTTGATTTTGAAGAATACTATTCTGAATTAGATAAATAA
- a CDS encoding serine hydrolase domain-containing protein, with amino-acid sequence MSYYKQLFLFFTLILLPINNSFAQTNKISQIDSLMKRANQIGVFNGNVLVSKNNKIIYNASFGFTDATKTKKLTPDYRFHIGSITKEFSAVALMQLQEQGKLNIEDHVSKYIPELPKWANEVTIKNLLQYTSGIPDVNWKKVKNDKDLFDDLKLVDSLDFKPGTNYDYTIYNLFLRQFIIERLTGMNFKTYVEKFIFKPCEMTSSVMTLFENEKNIAKAFDNNLVTDKEELPITGGTYLTTKDLLKWENCLHSNKIISANSVFELGQHFDLPDTQSALGQAKYRNGKLIEHSHDGRAGRYEALLVSDLDQKFTIILLGNNYNGKLFEISDAITAILKNEKYSLPQKTNNP; translated from the coding sequence ATGTCCTATTATAAACAACTATTCTTATTTTTCACTCTTATTCTACTCCCCATAAATAATTCATTCGCCCAAACCAACAAAATCAGCCAGATAGATTCCCTGATGAAACGGGCAAACCAGATTGGAGTATTTAATGGAAATGTTTTGGTTTCAAAAAATAATAAAATCATTTACAATGCTTCTTTTGGCTTTACAGATGCCACAAAAACGAAAAAACTAACACCTGATTACAGGTTTCATATCGGTTCCATTACCAAAGAATTCAGTGCCGTGGCATTGATGCAATTACAGGAGCAGGGCAAATTGAACATAGAAGATCATGTTTCCAAATACATTCCGGAGTTACCAAAATGGGCCAATGAAGTCACCATAAAAAACCTGTTACAATACACAAGCGGCATTCCCGATGTAAACTGGAAAAAGGTTAAGAATGATAAGGATCTTTTTGATGACTTGAAGCTCGTGGATTCACTGGATTTCAAACCGGGTACTAATTACGATTACACCATCTACAACCTGTTTTTACGTCAGTTCATTATTGAGCGGTTAACCGGAATGAACTTTAAAACATACGTGGAAAAATTTATTTTCAAGCCTTGCGAAATGACATCTTCCGTGATGACTCTTTTTGAAAATGAAAAAAACATAGCCAAAGCATTTGATAATAATTTAGTAACAGACAAAGAAGAATTGCCTATAACTGGCGGAACCTATTTAACCACTAAAGATTTGTTGAAATGGGAAAATTGCCTTCATTCCAATAAAATAATCAGTGCCAACTCAGTGTTTGAGCTGGGGCAGCATTTTGATCTGCCGGATACCCAATCAGCTCTGGGACAGGCAAAATACAGAAATGGAAAATTAATTGAGCATTCACACGATGGAAGAGCCGGAAGATATGAAGCCCTTTTAGTTTCTGATCTGGATCAAAAATTCACCATTATTCTGTTAGGAAACAATTACAACGGAAAATTATTCGAAATTTCAGATGCCATTACAGCCATTCTGAAAAACGAAAAATATAGTCTCCCTCAAAAAACAAACAACCCATAA
- a CDS encoding Lrp/AsnC family transcriptional regulator: MIDNLDYKILEILQKDNLTPQREIGDKIGLSAPAVQRRIKKLRDEGIIEKDISIIDRDKIGSNVTVLVEIFLERKKIEEIDLLKKEFSCVPEIQQCFHITGESDFFLVMVVPSMTYYESITRTLFFGNENIKRFRTSVVMGISKNSLEIPLNVSL, from the coding sequence ATGATTGATAATTTAGATTATAAAATTTTAGAAATTTTGCAGAAAGATAATTTAACTCCACAGCGTGAAATAGGTGATAAAATTGGACTTTCTGCTCCTGCTGTTCAGAGGCGTATAAAAAAATTACGTGACGAGGGCATTATTGAAAAAGATATCTCTATAATCGATAGAGATAAAATTGGTAGTAATGTAACAGTGCTCGTTGAGATTTTTCTCGAAAGAAAAAAAATTGAGGAAATCGATTTGTTAAAGAAAGAGTTTTCTTGCGTTCCTGAAATTCAGCAATGTTTTCATATCACAGGTGAATCAGATTTCTTTCTTGTAATGGTTGTTCCTTCAATGACTTATTATGAAAGCATTACTCGAACCTTATTTTTTGGTAATGAAAATATCAAACGTTTCCGAACCAGTGTTGTAATGGGAATAAGTAAAAATAGTTTGGAAATTCCTTTGAACGTGAGTTTGTAA